AGCGAAAGTTCAGCCGGGATATGGGATTAAAGTCAATTATCTCTACTATTGGAGTGATGCTTTCCGCAATCCAAATGTAGAAAAAACATTAGTACCAGTACGCTACGACCCTTTTGATATGGGAGTTGCTTACGCCTATGTTGATGGGCGTTGGGTGAGATGTATCTCTCAGTATTACAGTACTTTCGTTGGACGCACTGAAAAAGAAGTGTTGTTAGCGGCACAAGAAATTAGGCAATTGAACAAACGTAGCGCCACGGCGACAAATTTGAACGCTAAACATTTAGCTGACTTCATTGCCAATGTCCAAGAACATGAAGCCTTGTTGCTGCAAAGATTGCGTGATTTGGAAAGTAAACGCTTACTAGAGAATTTAACGTCTAGTAATTCTTCAGACTCATCAGTAAACCAAGTAAAGGAAAGGTTGGCTGTATTGGCACAACAGAGTGAAGATGTTGCATCGCAGCACGTATCATCTCGAAACGTTGAACCGTTGGATCTAAGTTCACTGCCAATATTAGCGGAATACAAATAGATGGATTTAAACAGGAACAGGAGCGATGACATCAACTTACTTACTCAATTTAAGGAGTATGCAGTTTTACATCCACAGTTAGCACGGGTAGATATGCTGCTCATGCGTGCGATTCGAGAACCTGCTGGATTTGCTCATGTGTTGGTGTATGGGCCAAGTGGTGTGGGCAAGACGACGATGATACGGCAAATTGCCCGACGTTTAAATGCTCCTCACAGTGAGGATTTAGCAAAGAATTCCTCAAGCTACCGCAACGGTTATGTACCTCAATTACCTCTTTTACTGATAGAGACACGTCCACCTGACAGTGGGGTGTTTAATCGAACTGACTATTACCGGACTGCGCTGAAGCTTTTGAATGAGCCATTCTACGAGCGTCGTAGCATTGTAGACATTGATACATCGGAGGCATGGGAGAAAAAAGGGCGTGGACGTAGTAGCAAAGCTTCCCAGTTTAATGATTCTCCAGAACTGCGCCACGCATTAGAAGAAGCGATGACCAAACGTGGTGTACGTGCGGTTATCCTTGATGAAGCGCAACATTTAATGAAGATTGGGACTGGAAGTAATGCTGGCAAGCTTTTAGACCAGTTGGATTGGATTAAATCCATGACGAATGTTACGGGTGTTTTACACATCCTGATTGGTACTTACGAACTGTTAAATTTCCGCAATTTAAGTGGTCAAGCATCTCGGCGCGGTCTAGATATCCACTTTCCGCGCTATTTGTACCAAAATGAACAAGACCGTTTGGATTTTCAAGCCGCTTTATTGGCTCTTTTGAAGCAAGTACCTCTTGATATTAATATTCCCGAATTAATGCAGCATTGGCTTTACTTCTATGAACATTCTATTGGCTGTCTTGGAGTACTAAAAGACTGGCTCATCCGAACTGTGGCGGCGGCATTAGATGATGGAAATCAAGCTTTAACTTTAAAACAATTACACGAACATACCCTAACGCTAGCGCAGTGCGAACGTATGGCAATAGAAGCAACTGAGGGCGAAGAAAAACTTAGCTATATGGAGAGCCGTCGCGAACACTTATGGCATTTGCTACAAATAGGAATGGGTTCAACGGATGTACCGACTAATGCAGTCCCTCCTGAAACTCCGTTGGTCGGTAGTGAAATCACTTCATCGCAAACAGAGTCACCACCTAAAACAAAGCGGACTCGGAAAAAGCCAAACGTACCTGCACCACAAGAATTCACGACCACAACAGCAAACGAGATCCCTGTAGAGCCAGCCCCAAAAAAGAAGCAGACTCGCAAAAAAACTACATCTACTCAAACACTTGAAATTACTGATACACCACTTAGTAATTCCAGTGCTGACCTTCAGATGATAACCCAGGAGACGCAACAGCAAACAGATAAGAGCCGCGAGAAAAAGTCAGGCACACGGGTTGGGCAACGCAAACCCAAGCGAGACACTGTTGGGCATGAATCGCAGTCAACGACATAAGAATGATAATCATTGGGTGGGGGAAGAAGCTGCCGTCGGCAGCTTCTTCCCATTCTCTTTATTAATGAGACAAGGG
The genomic region above belongs to Nostoc sp. ATCC 53789 and contains:
- a CDS encoding ATP-binding protein codes for the protein MDLNRNRSDDINLLTQFKEYAVLHPQLARVDMLLMRAIREPAGFAHVLVYGPSGVGKTTMIRQIARRLNAPHSEDLAKNSSSYRNGYVPQLPLLLIETRPPDSGVFNRTDYYRTALKLLNEPFYERRSIVDIDTSEAWEKKGRGRSSKASQFNDSPELRHALEEAMTKRGVRAVILDEAQHLMKIGTGSNAGKLLDQLDWIKSMTNVTGVLHILIGTYELLNFRNLSGQASRRGLDIHFPRYLYQNEQDRLDFQAALLALLKQVPLDINIPELMQHWLYFYEHSIGCLGVLKDWLIRTVAAALDDGNQALTLKQLHEHTLTLAQCERMAIEATEGEEKLSYMESRREHLWHLLQIGMGSTDVPTNAVPPETPLVGSEITSSQTESPPKTKRTRKKPNVPAPQEFTTTTANEIPVEPAPKKKQTRKKTTSTQTLEITDTPLSNSSADLQMITQETQQQTDKSREKKSGTRVGQRKPKRDTVGHESQSTT